GCAAAAAAATTATTATCTCCAACTGTGATTACCGCACCAGACAAAAGCAACAACACAGTTAGAGGTAAGGAATTTTCATGTAATATCCTCACATATATAAAACAGCCATAACCATCAAACAGGGCAAATACCCCCATAGTGAATAAACTTATTAAATATGCAGCAACAGGCAATATCTACAAAACCAATTCGTTCTCTAGAAGATGCACTTGAGCGGTGTCAGACGTTAGGAATGCGCGTCAGTCGCCAGCGCCGCTTTATTCTAGAATTGCTATGGCAAGCAAATGAGCATCTTTCTGCTAGAGAAATTTACGATCGCCTCAATCAACAAGGTAAAGATATCGGACATACATCTGTATATCAAAACCTAGAGGCATTATCCAGCCAAGGTATTATCGAGAGTATTGAACGTTGTGATGGGCGTTTATACGGTAATATCAGTGACTCTCATAGCCATGTCAACTGTCTGGATACTAACCAAATTTTAGATGTACACATTCAGCTACCAGAAGATTTTATCCAAGAAGTGGAACAAAGAACAGGAGTCAAGATTACAGATTACAGCATCAACTTTTATGGATATCGCCATCCTCAAGTTGAGGAGTAGAGTGAGGGAGGTGAGGGAGATGTAGCTTTAGCTTCCCGCAGGGTGGGAGTGGGGGAAGAGGGGGGAGACAAGGAAGATTTATGACTCATCACGCGCTAAACGCGCCGCTACCGCTAACACAACTCATCACTCACAACTCATCACTCACAACTCAGCCCTTAACTAGCACTCATAACTCAACGTAGGCATCATTGGCTCACCTTCTAAGCTTTCAATTAAGCCTGTATCGATAATGTTTTGATTCCAAAACTGCGTTTCGTCTGTGGTATCGAAATCACTAATATGTGATTGTTTAAACAATAAACTTTTCATTACTTGAAATTGTTCTACAGAGAATAACGCACCGTTGAGTTTGGCTATTTCTCTATCAGCTTCGGTAAGGATAGCATCACATAAACAAGCGTTGGTGAGATTGACGCTTTCTAAATTCACCCCAGTTAAGTTAGCACCAGTTAAGTTAGCACCAGTTAAGTTAGCATCTGTTAAGTTGGCATTTACTAAAACTGCGTTAGACAAATTTGCCTGTTCAAGATTCGCCCCAGTTAAGACGATTTGCGATAAAAATGCGCCTGAGAGATTAATTTTAGCTAAAGATTGTGAGCAAATACGCTTAGTTAAATTATTTGACAAAACTGATGCTTTAGCTAATAACATCAGCATTGTTTCAGGGTAAAACTCATGAAGATTTTCTCGATTACCACAAGGGCAAAAACTAACCTGTATATCTCGATAAATAGCAGCAAGCAATAAAAATGTATTCACACCCACATTTGTATTTACTTGCTCAACATTCACTAGGTTTTGTAAGTTGTGAAAATAGGGTAGTATCTTGTGAGCCACTCCTGCATCTAACCAACGTCCCTGACACCAAGCACGCCAAAAAGACTCTAACCGTTGTAATAGGTTTGACTTTTGCTGAGTTTGTAAAGTGGCAATGACTAATTCTTCTATTTCTTGTGTGATAATGCCGTAACCTAGTAAATAGTAGAGATGTTCGGCAACACTGCTAGGATTTTCTAAGATAAATGTTTCTGTTCCATACACATCAGTTTGATATTGAATTAATTTTTGTAATTGATTAGCTAAAGCTTCAGCACAGAGATATTCCCCTAATTTGGGGTGAGAAAATTGTATTTTAATCGTCAGTTGTTTGTCAGTATTTCTTGCTGAGTGACAACTGACAGAATAACGGAAATACAAAGAGGGTAAGGTATTTGTATCTACTGTCTCATTCAAACTAATTTGATGACGATCGCTATGTAAAATTTTGAGAGCGATCGCCTGAATTTGTTCGAGCAATTCTTGGGGATGATAATGTGATAGTAAATTGGCGATCGCTTCTGGTGTACGGTGAATATGAGCCATTCCTGGGCGTGTTAGCAATGCGTTCATTTCTCCAGACAAAGGATAGCCTAGCAACCATCGCCTCAAGCGGGAATAAATTTCCCAAAGCAGGGTAGGGCGATAGTTTTTTTGTAATATTTCATCATCTAATAATCCATCACGGTGCAGAACAGCCAATAAATACAACATTAATGGTTGATGCACTAGATAAGTAAGCTCTGATAAGTGTGATTTAGGAGTAAATAATCCTGCCTGTTTTAAGAATGTAAAAAAGTTTTGGGCAGTAGGTAGAGACTGAACTAAAGCCCATTTTTGAAACCATTGCTTTAGTTCATTAACTTCTAGTGGTTGAATTGTTATTCGTTGCCATTGTAGAGGTGTTTCGGCAATAATTTCCTGCACCGTTGTCGTGCGACTAGTCAATACAATTTTATGTTGTCCTTGAGCTTGGAATTGCATCAACTGTTGGAGAAAAATTGCTTTTGCCCTATTTCCACCAGGAGAGGGGGGAAGTTCATCTAATCCATCTAGTAATAAAACACATTGAGGATGTGCTTGCTCTAACCATTTAGCTAAATTGATATGACTATTAAATGTAAAACCAGAATTGAGAGTTTCTAGTAAAGTTTTTCCATACTGAATATCCCGTAAGCAAATCACCACTGGTAGCCAAGTCGGGTAAAGCTTTAACGCTACTTCCGCCGCCCAAATTTGACAGATGCTGGTTTTACCATAGCCTGGTTCTGATTCAATTACAGTAATAGTTTCTAAATCAATTAATTGTTGTTCTACCCATGTTTTTAAATCAACTGGCTTGCCATAGTTAAGTTCTTGAGGTATGCCAACCAGAGGAATATAGACATCCTTGAGGGAAAAATACTCCATCAGTAACGGTGTACTGAGAGTTTGCAGTAAGCAGGCTCGATAATTTTCTCTGTATAAGTCGATGGTGGAAATATCGCCTAAAGTGCCTAAGCTGAAAAATTTTTGTAGTTGGGCTAGAGGTGTAGGATTCTGAGCAATGATTTTTAATAGATAGCCTGGAAGTGCGTTGTTTAAACGCTGCGTTATGAGTTTGGCTACAAATTCCTCCGCACCATTAGCAACAAACCAAGCTTCAGTAGCATTATTCATTTGTTGCACCAATAAGGAATCTGCAACAGAAGAAAGTGCTTGTTCAGCTTGAGTATCGCTTAATTTGCCAGAAGAGAGAGTTTTTAAGAAACCTTGGAGTTGAGGATTTAAAGTAATTATTTTTGTTTGGGCAGGTATTCTGGCAAAATTAAGCCAAGTTCTTTGTAGTTGTTCTTCTTGGAGTAAAACTTGTTCTAATGCCAACAGGTAAGCAATTTGGAATGCTAACCAAGTACCTTCATTACGTTTGAGTGCTTTTTTCTGGCTGAGGCTACGCAGAAGATTTTCAGTTAATGAAGCCAGCACAGCAATTTCTTGCTCAACTGTGCCTAATGGTAATTGTAATACTTCTGCTAAGGTACAAATATCTAACGGCATCAGGCTTTTAAATTCCATATCCTGAACCATACGATGAGCAATACCTGCTAATTGCCCTGATGTACATGTTTTTATATGGTTTATATCAATTTGACGTTCTGTCAACCAATGCCGGATACTGAGGTTCATTTAATCACATGGATAACTGACATTTATGGTCATTATCTTTCATTTCTTAGTGTACGGAAACAGGTAAAAATGGCTATTGGTCATTAGTCATTAGTCCATAGTCCACAGTCTATAGTCTATATTTATTTTCCCCCTGCACCCCTGCTTCTTTCTCTCCCCCCTCTCCCGACATCCAAGTGTACTTGAGACGAGTATGAGCGATCGCCCCTTACAATTATTATTAGTAGATCAAGATCCTATCTTTCGTCTTGGACTACGGGTAGCGTTGGAAGCGATACCTCATTTACAAGTGGTATCAGAGTTAGAAACAGATACAGCCGCCTTACAAATACTTGCCCAGCTTGCCCAAATTGATCCCAATCAAGTGGACTTGGTAGTTTTAGAATTAGGCAATAGTCGCTCAATTGATAGTCAGCAGCAAGGTTTACAACTCTGTCAGCAATTAAAAGCTACATACCCCTCATTACCAATTTTGCTCCTCAGTTCAATTTCCGAAGCGGGAATACTTATGGCAGCAAAGGCTGCTGGTGTTCAAGGTTATTGTCCTAAAGGTACTCCCATTACTGAATTAGTCACAGCTATAGAAGCCGTCGCATCTGGTAATTCCTACTGGTTGACTGAAAGGGTGAGTAGAGAAAATCCTTCGGTTGTTGCACCCGCGCCTCGTTTTCCTTTGGTTTTATGGCGGCAAAATTTACGTTTATCGGGGATGAGTTATATTGATGCTGCGCTGCAAGAAGTCACAGCACAATTACAAACTCCTGGCTTACCAATATTAGAAAGAGCAATTCTCGCAGGGAGACGGCGAGAACTTTTAGCAAGTCGTTGGTTAGTGAATCAATTGCTAACTTTACCGCAAGAACAACAGCAGCTACCAACCTCCAATGTAGGGGAAGTTAAAGCTACAGTTTCAATAGTACCTCCACCAACGCCTACCATTACTACTTCCAACTCACAACAGACATCAACATCGCCACCACTTCTCAGTCCTAGAGCTTTACAAGCTAATTTATTTGCCTCTTGTATTAACAAGCTGCAATTTCCTTTGCATAATGTTTCACCTTCCGTTTTAGAAATTGATATCTTGCGTGAAGATAAAAAACGAGAACTACTATATTTAATTCTGCAAAAACTAGCTCAACAATTAGATGCTTTACGTAATGCCCAAATTACAATCAATCAATTGCCGGATTTACCACCTGTAATCCTATATGATTTATGGCAAGCAGTAGTTACAGATTTCTTTGGTAAATTTTCCAGAGTACAAGTAGGCAACCGCAATCTAGAAATTGTCACAGTGTTATTACAGAACCCCGGAGTTGTACAAACAGCGATTCTTAATAAAATTCCTTTAGTATCAGACTTATTATCTTATTTACTATTTCAAACAGATTTAATAGTCGAGCATACCTCTTACCCAGCAGGCAGTTCGGAAGCTAATTTCCATGCAGAAATATTATTAGAAAATTTATTAATTCAAGTAGCCAATAGTGTAATGCAACCACTATTAAATTACTTGGCAGATATAGAAGAAATTAAACAAGATTTCTACATCAAGACATTAATGTCAACACGGGAACTGGAACGTTTTAGAAATGATTTATCGTGGAAATACCGCTTAAATAATTACGTCAACGAAGCCAAGGCAATTTTTGAAAGCCGCTATGAACTTTTAGTGTTTGCATCCCGTGGTATTGCTCAAGTTTCGATTTACGCTCCCCGTAACGCAGAACTAGCACAACTATCTGGACTACCTTTAGCAGTAACATTAGGACTAGAATTTCGAGATGCGATCGCTCCTCGTTTACAATCCCTATTATCTATTATT
Above is a genomic segment from Nostoc sp. MS1 containing:
- a CDS encoding Fur family transcriptional regulator produces the protein MQQQAISTKPIRSLEDALERCQTLGMRVSRQRRFILELLWQANEHLSAREIYDRLNQQGKDIGHTSVYQNLEALSSQGIIESIERCDGRLYGNISDSHSHVNCLDTNQILDVHIQLPEDFIQEVEQRTGVKITDYSINFYGYRHPQVEE
- a CDS encoding pentapeptide repeat-containing protein — encoded protein: MNLSIRHWLTERQIDINHIKTCTSGQLAGIAHRMVQDMEFKSLMPLDICTLAEVLQLPLGTVEQEIAVLASLTENLLRSLSQKKALKRNEGTWLAFQIAYLLALEQVLLQEEQLQRTWLNFARIPAQTKIITLNPQLQGFLKTLSSGKLSDTQAEQALSSVADSLLVQQMNNATEAWFVANGAEEFVAKLITQRLNNALPGYLLKIIAQNPTPLAQLQKFFSLGTLGDISTIDLYRENYRACLLQTLSTPLLMEYFSLKDVYIPLVGIPQELNYGKPVDLKTWVEQQLIDLETITVIESEPGYGKTSICQIWAAEVALKLYPTWLPVVICLRDIQYGKTLLETLNSGFTFNSHINLAKWLEQAHPQCVLLLDGLDELPPSPGGNRAKAIFLQQLMQFQAQGQHKIVLTSRTTTVQEIIAETPLQWQRITIQPLEVNELKQWFQKWALVQSLPTAQNFFTFLKQAGLFTPKSHLSELTYLVHQPLMLYLLAVLHRDGLLDDEILQKNYRPTLLWEIYSRLRRWLLGYPLSGEMNALLTRPGMAHIHRTPEAIANLLSHYHPQELLEQIQAIALKILHSDRHQISLNETVDTNTLPSLYFRYSVSCHSARNTDKQLTIKIQFSHPKLGEYLCAEALANQLQKLIQYQTDVYGTETFILENPSSVAEHLYYLLGYGIITQEIEELVIATLQTQQKSNLLQRLESFWRAWCQGRWLDAGVAHKILPYFHNLQNLVNVEQVNTNVGVNTFLLLAAIYRDIQVSFCPCGNRENLHEFYPETMLMLLAKASVLSNNLTKRICSQSLAKINLSGAFLSQIVLTGANLEQANLSNAVLVNANLTDANLTGANLTGANLTGVNLESVNLTNACLCDAILTEADREIAKLNGALFSVEQFQVMKSLLFKQSHISDFDTTDETQFWNQNIIDTGLIESLEGEPMMPTLSYEC
- a CDS encoding DUF3685 domain-containing protein, with translation MSDRPLQLLLVDQDPIFRLGLRVALEAIPHLQVVSELETDTAALQILAQLAQIDPNQVDLVVLELGNSRSIDSQQQGLQLCQQLKATYPSLPILLLSSISEAGILMAAKAAGVQGYCPKGTPITELVTAIEAVASGNSYWLTERVSRENPSVVAPAPRFPLVLWRQNLRLSGMSYIDAALQEVTAQLQTPGLPILERAILAGRRRELLASRWLVNQLLTLPQEQQQLPTSNVGEVKATVSIVPPPTPTITTSNSQQTSTSPPLLSPRALQANLFASCINKLQFPLHNVSPSVLEIDILREDKKRELLYLILQKLAQQLDALRNAQITINQLPDLPPVILYDLWQAVVTDFFGKFSRVQVGNRNLEIVTVLLQNPGVVQTAILNKIPLVSDLLSYLLFQTDLIVEHTSYPAGSSEANFHAEILLENLLIQVANSVMQPLLNYLADIEEIKQDFYIKTLMSTRELERFRNDLSWKYRLNNYVNEAKAIFESRYELLVFASRGIAQVSIYAPRNAELAQLSGLPLAVTLGLEFRDAIAPRLQSLLSIIGSGIVFVLTQIVGRGLGLVGRGILQGIGSVSFDKNFKRNKERGE